One genomic segment of Oreochromis aureus strain Israel breed Guangdong linkage group 9, ZZ_aureus, whole genome shotgun sequence includes these proteins:
- the phex gene encoding phosphate-regulating neutral endopeptidase PHEX isoform X2 yields MDQSVNPCEDFYAFSCGGWLKENPIPEDSSSYGIYPWLRQHVDIRLKELLQAPSDPDELEAVTKAKTLYRSCLNETLLEELDAKPMLKTLKQPEFRWPVVGDRRGGEYQWSESQWSLLKTLAAMRNQHSKSVLIRLYVSPDDKNSSHYIIKLDQASLSLPSREDYITNTSSAQAYRAALLSLMVDVAVMLGAPEKDALTQMEKALAFETKVAHILIPYENRTSESMYNKYTLSRLQRSIPQFDWLNFVKTVVESKGDPDQSISSSEPVIVRVPQYFKELMKLIEATDPRTVANYVQWRTVFSRITALSRRFLYRYLDYARVTTGTTSLTPRWDKCVNYVENSLVYATGRLFVNTHFQEDKKHMMEELIDGIRWAFIDMLEKENDWMDDLTKKRAVEKAHAVLAKVGYPEFILNDTYLNEDLKQLELKENDYYGNVMQTLKFIAQSDLSWLRKSVPRTEWFTNPTTVNAFYSSSTNQIRFPAGELQKPFFWGKEYPRSLSYGAIGVIVGHELTHGFDNNGRKYDKNGNLEQWWSNSSIEAFNEKTQCMIDQYNGYHWKEAGLNVRGKRTLAENIADNGGIREAFRAYRRWVDESRGGVEEPLLPGVGLNNNQLFFLSYAHVRCNTYRPEAAREQIQSGAHSPPKYRVIGAMSNYEEFRKAFKCSESSIMNRGAQSCRVW; encoded by the exons AATTACTGCAAGCTCCTTCTGACCCTGACGAACTTGAAGCAGTGACCAAAGCAAAGACCCTGTACCGCTCCTGTTTGAATGAAA CTCTACTGGAGGAGCTGGATGCCAAACCAATGCTGAAAACACTTAAACAGCCTGAGTTTCGGTGGCCTGTTGTGGGTGACAGGCGCGGTGGGGAATATCAGTGGTCAGAGAGTCAGTGGAGCCTCCTGAAGACGCTGGCAGCGATGAGGAATCAGCACAGTAAGAGCGTCCTGATTCGCCTGTACGTGTCCCCTGATGACAAAAACTCCTCTCACTACATCATCAAG CTCGATCAGGCATCCTTGTCTCTGCCTTCCAGGGAAGACTACATCACCAACACCTCCTCTGCTCAGGCG tATCGTGCGGCGCTGCTCAGTTTGATGGTGGATGTGGCCGTCATGCTGGGCGCCCCAGAGAAAGACGCTCTGACCCAGATGGAAAAGGCTCTCGCCTTTGAGACCAAAGTGGCTCAT ATCCTGATTCCCTATGAAAACCGCACCAGTGAGAGCATGTACAACAAATACACGCTCTCTCGCCTGCAGCGCTCAATACCTCAG tTCGATTGGCTTAATTTCGTAAAAACTGTGGTGGAGTCTAAAGGCGACCCGGATcaatccatctcctcctctgaGCCCGTCATCGTCAGAGTTCCACAGTACTTCAAGGAACTTATGAAGCTCATCGAGGCCACAGATCCCCG GACGGTAGCCAACTACGTCCAGTGGAGGACAGTCTTTTCCCGGATAACCGCTCTGAGCCGTCGTTTCCTCTACAGATACCTTGACTACGCTCGG GTAACCACAGGAACCACCTCTCTGACCCCGCGCTGGGATAAGTGTGTTAACTACGTGGAGAACTCACTTGTTTATGCCACCGGCCGCCTTTTTGTCAACACACACTTCCAGGAGGACAAGAAACACATG ATGGAGGAGCTGATCGACGGCATCCGCTGGGCGTTCATCGACATGCTGGAGAAGGAGAATGACTGGATGGATGATTTAACCAAGAAGCGAGCTGTGGAAAAG GCACATGCAGTCCTGGCTAAGGTTGGCTACCCAGAATTTATTTTGAATGACACCTACCTCAATGAAGATTTGAAGCAG CTAGAGTTAAAAGAGAATGACTACTACGGCAACGTGATGCAGACACTGAAGTTCATCGCTCAATCTGATCTCTCCTGGCTACGAAAGAGCGTCCCACGCACAGA ATGGTTTACAAACCCAACAACTGTGAACGCCTTCTATAGTTCATCCACAAATCAAATCA GATTTCCTGCTGGAGAGCTTCAAAAACCCTTTTTCTGGGGAAAAGAGTATCCAAG ATCTTTAAGTTACGGTGCCATTGGGGTAATAGTTGGACATGAGCTAACGCACGGCTTTGACAATAACG GTCgcaaatatgacaaaaatgGCAATCTTGAACAGTGGTGGAGCAACTCGTCTATAGAGGCCTTCAATGAGAAAACCCAGTGTATGATTGACCAGTATAATGGTTATCACTGGAAGGAGGCGGGCCTAAAT GTGCGGGGTAAGAGGACCCTGGCAGAAAACATAGCAGACAATGGAGGAATAAGAGAAGCATTCAGG GCGTACAGGCGGTGGGTGGATGAGAGCAGAGGTGGTGTGGAGGAGCCTCTGCTGCCTGGAGTTGGACTGAACAACAACCAACTGTTCTTCTTGAGCTACGCGCAT GTGAGATGTAACACATACAGACCAGAAGCGGCCAGGGAGCAGATCCAAAGTGGAGCTCACAGTCCACCAAAATACAG AGTTATTGGAGCGATGAGTAACTACGAGGAATTTCGGAAAGCATTCAAGTGTTCCGAGTCGTCAATTATGAACAGAGGAGCACAATCCTGCCGGGTGTGGTAA
- the ptchd1 gene encoding patched domain-containing protein 1 isoform X1 — translation MLGSAPGLSGRWERLEPRPRARMLRQVLHAGLRTSFHALGRFVASHPVFFASAPVLLSILLGSSFSRYRVEEDVESLLAPKHSLAKIEGNLVDSLFPVNRSKHALYSDLQTPGRYGRVIITTRKGSVLDPVHLDAVLKLHRRIYQMQVTVPATGFNSFNYSFSNLCLLDDKNVCIIDDIIRAMEEIQSARNSNRSVPVLRYPITQLADGRQAYIGHQMGGVQGWGPGGAMRVQGMGVRGEGVRSARALQLTYYLQAPGGLMDRVASQWEKAFCAELQHFTELHPKLGLYPSTSSSLRTDFQFSSVLARRPLLASLGVCGVLVVLCCSMRDCVRSKPWLGLLALLSITLSGLTAAGILNLTGATYNSTYLGIPFVMLGHGLFGSFEMLSSWRRTREDQHVKERVASVFEDVMLRFSGSTMIHLMTLGLAASPLTNMEAVRLFCRTAALAITISYVYMLSFYSSCLVFTGYLETGYRHGCFCRRVPKPDRLDSKPAWYRCLMYTRYQEETQVTNPPHGIGHTHTPNPDLTHTHPHPHTMNNPAVRGHAHVANSTHPHPHPHSTASTDPHPQDSHLLLGCVRRCYGDWITNTYVKPFVVLLYLVYISFGLMGFLQVTQGSDPSALVAMDTATVLYTRAQQRYFSSYSPVIGFYIYESAPYWNASVQRDLLEYAKGFQRISWLEAYLNYLSDRNQSTSQPRENFTHTLRHTFLREPQFAHFADDIIFAERGQGEEPDVAASRIFLVAKTTENKREEMSVLLDTLRRLSLTSRVRFLIFNPSFVYLDRYAAAVSSPLRHSLLAVLFLLGLSSLAVVEPLVSVWLGLTLLSVQFGVLGFMTLWGVELDCMSVLCLISALGHSADCSGPLLCGFAAGRGESRTRWVRVALERHGVPSLQTLICYGAALVPVGSIRSNLTRTLFRCLTLTAGCSALHTLAFLPTLLTFLPPSKSRGHGPGGEGQRQEVECVEMNDSTRVVDQITTV, via the exons ATGCTCGGCAGTGCTCCGGGGCTTTCCGGTCGGTGGGAGAGGCTCGAGCCGCGGCCGCGCGCTAGGATGCTGCGCCAGGTGTTGCACGCGGGCCTGAGGACCTCGTTCCACGCACTGGGTCGGTTCGTGGCGAGCCACCCGGTCTTCTTCGCCTCGGCACCCGTACTCCTCTCCATCTTGCTGGGTTCCAGCTTTAGCCGGTACCGCgtggaagaggacgtggagagCCTGCTCGCGCCCAAGCACAGCCTGGCCAAGATAGAGGGCAACCTCGTGGACAGCCTGTTCCCAGTGAACCGTTCCAAGCACGCGCTCTACTCTGACCTGCAGACGCCGGGCCGCTATGGGCGCGTGATCATCACCACCCGAAAGGGAAGCGTGCTGGATCCGGTTCATCTGGACGCCGTACTAAAG CTCCACAGACGGATCTACCAGATGCAGGTAACCGTGCCAGCAACAGGCTTCAACAGTTTCAACTACTCCTTCTCCAACCTTTGCCTTCTTGATGACAAGAATGTCTGCATCATCGATGACATCATCCGCgccatggaggagatccagtcAGCTCGCAACTCCAATCGCTCCGTGCCCGTCCTGAGGTACCCCATCACACAGCTGGCAGATGGGCGGCAAGCATACATTGGCCACCAGATGGGTGGTGTGCAGGGCTGGGGTCCTGGGGGGGCGATGCGAGTTCAGGGAATGGGAGTGAGGGGAGAAGGTGTCCGATCTGCCCGGGCGCTGCAGCTCACCTACTACCTCCAAGCCCCAGGCGGCCTGATGGACCGGGTGGCCAGTCAGTGGGAAAAGGCCTTCTGTGCTGAGTTGCAGCACTTTACAGAGTTGCACCCAAAGTTGGGCCTCTACCCTTCTACTTCATCTTCTCTGAGGACAGACTTCCAGTTCTCCTCAGTGCTGGCACGTCGCCCCCTGTTGGCCAGCCTGGGAGTGTGTGGGGTGCTTGTCGTCCTTTGCTGCTCCATGAGGGACTGTGTGAGGTCCAAACCCTGGCTGGGATTGCTAGCTCTGCTGTCCATCACTCTATCAGGCCTTACTGCTGCTGGGATACTCAACCTGACTGGGGCCACCTACAACTCCACGTACTTGGGGATCCCGTTCGTCATGCTTG GTCATGGGCTGTTCGGCTCCTTCGAGATGCTATCATCGTGGAGACGAACCCGTGAGGACCAGCATGTGAAAGAGCGTGTTGCAAGCGTCTTCGAGGATGTTATGTTGCGTTTCTCTGGCTCCACCATGATCCACCTGATGACCTTGGGCCTGGCCGCCTCCCCGCTCACCAACATGGAAGCCGTCCGGCTCTTCTGCCGCACCGCTGCTCTGGCCATTACCATCAGCTATGTTTACATGTTGTCCTTCTACAGTTCCTGTCTGGTGTTTACAGGCTACCTGGAGACCGGGTACAGACATGGCTGCTTCTGCCGGCGAGTCCCCAAACCGGACCGTTTGGACTCTAAACCGGCTTGGTACAGGTGTTTAATGTACACTCGTTACCAGGAGGAGACCCAAGTGACGAATCCTCCACACGGGATTggtcacactcacacaccaaaCCCTGACCTTACTCACACGCACCCTCACCCGCATACAATGAACAACCCCGCTGTTCGTGGACATGCTCATGTTGCTAACTCCACTCACCCACACCCTCACCCACATTCCACAGCAAGCACGGACCCTCATCCTCAGGACTCACACCTTTTGTTGGGCTGTGTGCGGCGTTGCTATGGAGACTGGATCACTAACACTTATGTTAAACCCTTTGTGGTTCTGCTGTATCTGGTTTACATCTCATTTGGATTGATGGGATTCCTACAG GTGACCCAGGGTTCTGACCCCAGCGCACTGGTTGCAATGGACACCGCAACAGTATTGTACACCCGAGCCCAGCAGCGTTACTTCAGCTCATACTCTCCTGTGATTGGATTCTACATTTATGAAAGTGCCCCTTACTGGAATGCCTCAGTGCAGCGGGATCTGCTGGAATATGCCAAAGGCTTCCAGAGAATAAGCTGGCTGGAAGCTTACCTGAACTACCTGTCGGATCGCAACCAGTCCACCAGCCAGCCGCGGGAAAATTTCACCCACACGCTACGCCACACCTTTCTCCGTGAGCCGCAGTTTGCTCACTTTGCGGATGACATTATATTTGCAGAGCGCGGCCAGGGCGAAGAGCCTGATGTGGCAGCTTCTCGCATATTCTTGGTTGCcaaaacaacggagaacaagcGCGAGGAGATGTCAGTGCTGCTGGACACGCTGCGACGCCTGTCACTGACCTCACGAGTCCGCTTCTTAATCTTTAACCCTTCTTTCGTCTACCTGGACCGCTATGCTGCGGCGGTCAGCTCCCCACTTAGACACTCACTGCTGGCGGTGCTCTTCCTGTTGGGTCTCTCCTCTCTGGCTGTTGTGGAGCCCCTGGTGTCAGTGTGGCTGGGCCTCACCCTGCTCTCTGTCCAGTTTGGCGTCCTGGGCTTCATGACCTTATGGGGTGTAGAGCTGGATTGCATGTCTGTGCTATGTTTGATCTCAGCTTTGGGGCACTCAGCAGACTGCAGCGGCCCTCTCCTCTGTGGCTTTGCTGCAGGTCGGGGTGAAAGCAGGACTCGCTGGGTGAGAGTGGCACTGGAGAGACACGGGGTTCCCTCTCTACAGACTCTCATCTGTTACGGCGCTGCCCTGGTACCCGTTGGCTCCATACGCTCCAACCTCACACGCACACTATTTCGCTGCCTCACCCTAACAGCCGGTTGCTCGGCCCTGCACACGCTGGCATTCCTGCCCACCCTCCTCACcttcctgcccccctccaagAGCCGGGGCCATGGACCTGGAGGGGAAGGACAGAGACAGGAGGTGGAGTGTGTTGAAATGAATGACAGCACCAGAGTTGTCGACCAGATCACCACCGTCTGA
- the ptchd1 gene encoding patched domain-containing protein 1 isoform X2 — MQVTVPATGFNSFNYSFSNLCLLDDKNVCIIDDIIRAMEEIQSARNSNRSVPVLRYPITQLADGRQAYIGHQMGGVQGWGPGGAMRVQGMGVRGEGVRSARALQLTYYLQAPGGLMDRVASQWEKAFCAELQHFTELHPKLGLYPSTSSSLRTDFQFSSVLARRPLLASLGVCGVLVVLCCSMRDCVRSKPWLGLLALLSITLSGLTAAGILNLTGATYNSTYLGIPFVMLGHGLFGSFEMLSSWRRTREDQHVKERVASVFEDVMLRFSGSTMIHLMTLGLAASPLTNMEAVRLFCRTAALAITISYVYMLSFYSSCLVFTGYLETGYRHGCFCRRVPKPDRLDSKPAWYRCLMYTRYQEETQVTNPPHGIGHTHTPNPDLTHTHPHPHTMNNPAVRGHAHVANSTHPHPHPHSTASTDPHPQDSHLLLGCVRRCYGDWITNTYVKPFVVLLYLVYISFGLMGFLQVTQGSDPSALVAMDTATVLYTRAQQRYFSSYSPVIGFYIYESAPYWNASVQRDLLEYAKGFQRISWLEAYLNYLSDRNQSTSQPRENFTHTLRHTFLREPQFAHFADDIIFAERGQGEEPDVAASRIFLVAKTTENKREEMSVLLDTLRRLSLTSRVRFLIFNPSFVYLDRYAAAVSSPLRHSLLAVLFLLGLSSLAVVEPLVSVWLGLTLLSVQFGVLGFMTLWGVELDCMSVLCLISALGHSADCSGPLLCGFAAGRGESRTRWVRVALERHGVPSLQTLICYGAALVPVGSIRSNLTRTLFRCLTLTAGCSALHTLAFLPTLLTFLPPSKSRGHGPGGEGQRQEVECVEMNDSTRVVDQITTV, encoded by the exons ATGCAGGTAACCGTGCCAGCAACAGGCTTCAACAGTTTCAACTACTCCTTCTCCAACCTTTGCCTTCTTGATGACAAGAATGTCTGCATCATCGATGACATCATCCGCgccatggaggagatccagtcAGCTCGCAACTCCAATCGCTCCGTGCCCGTCCTGAGGTACCCCATCACACAGCTGGCAGATGGGCGGCAAGCATACATTGGCCACCAGATGGGTGGTGTGCAGGGCTGGGGTCCTGGGGGGGCGATGCGAGTTCAGGGAATGGGAGTGAGGGGAGAAGGTGTCCGATCTGCCCGGGCGCTGCAGCTCACCTACTACCTCCAAGCCCCAGGCGGCCTGATGGACCGGGTGGCCAGTCAGTGGGAAAAGGCCTTCTGTGCTGAGTTGCAGCACTTTACAGAGTTGCACCCAAAGTTGGGCCTCTACCCTTCTACTTCATCTTCTCTGAGGACAGACTTCCAGTTCTCCTCAGTGCTGGCACGTCGCCCCCTGTTGGCCAGCCTGGGAGTGTGTGGGGTGCTTGTCGTCCTTTGCTGCTCCATGAGGGACTGTGTGAGGTCCAAACCCTGGCTGGGATTGCTAGCTCTGCTGTCCATCACTCTATCAGGCCTTACTGCTGCTGGGATACTCAACCTGACTGGGGCCACCTACAACTCCACGTACTTGGGGATCCCGTTCGTCATGCTTG GTCATGGGCTGTTCGGCTCCTTCGAGATGCTATCATCGTGGAGACGAACCCGTGAGGACCAGCATGTGAAAGAGCGTGTTGCAAGCGTCTTCGAGGATGTTATGTTGCGTTTCTCTGGCTCCACCATGATCCACCTGATGACCTTGGGCCTGGCCGCCTCCCCGCTCACCAACATGGAAGCCGTCCGGCTCTTCTGCCGCACCGCTGCTCTGGCCATTACCATCAGCTATGTTTACATGTTGTCCTTCTACAGTTCCTGTCTGGTGTTTACAGGCTACCTGGAGACCGGGTACAGACATGGCTGCTTCTGCCGGCGAGTCCCCAAACCGGACCGTTTGGACTCTAAACCGGCTTGGTACAGGTGTTTAATGTACACTCGTTACCAGGAGGAGACCCAAGTGACGAATCCTCCACACGGGATTggtcacactcacacaccaaaCCCTGACCTTACTCACACGCACCCTCACCCGCATACAATGAACAACCCCGCTGTTCGTGGACATGCTCATGTTGCTAACTCCACTCACCCACACCCTCACCCACATTCCACAGCAAGCACGGACCCTCATCCTCAGGACTCACACCTTTTGTTGGGCTGTGTGCGGCGTTGCTATGGAGACTGGATCACTAACACTTATGTTAAACCCTTTGTGGTTCTGCTGTATCTGGTTTACATCTCATTTGGATTGATGGGATTCCTACAG GTGACCCAGGGTTCTGACCCCAGCGCACTGGTTGCAATGGACACCGCAACAGTATTGTACACCCGAGCCCAGCAGCGTTACTTCAGCTCATACTCTCCTGTGATTGGATTCTACATTTATGAAAGTGCCCCTTACTGGAATGCCTCAGTGCAGCGGGATCTGCTGGAATATGCCAAAGGCTTCCAGAGAATAAGCTGGCTGGAAGCTTACCTGAACTACCTGTCGGATCGCAACCAGTCCACCAGCCAGCCGCGGGAAAATTTCACCCACACGCTACGCCACACCTTTCTCCGTGAGCCGCAGTTTGCTCACTTTGCGGATGACATTATATTTGCAGAGCGCGGCCAGGGCGAAGAGCCTGATGTGGCAGCTTCTCGCATATTCTTGGTTGCcaaaacaacggagaacaagcGCGAGGAGATGTCAGTGCTGCTGGACACGCTGCGACGCCTGTCACTGACCTCACGAGTCCGCTTCTTAATCTTTAACCCTTCTTTCGTCTACCTGGACCGCTATGCTGCGGCGGTCAGCTCCCCACTTAGACACTCACTGCTGGCGGTGCTCTTCCTGTTGGGTCTCTCCTCTCTGGCTGTTGTGGAGCCCCTGGTGTCAGTGTGGCTGGGCCTCACCCTGCTCTCTGTCCAGTTTGGCGTCCTGGGCTTCATGACCTTATGGGGTGTAGAGCTGGATTGCATGTCTGTGCTATGTTTGATCTCAGCTTTGGGGCACTCAGCAGACTGCAGCGGCCCTCTCCTCTGTGGCTTTGCTGCAGGTCGGGGTGAAAGCAGGACTCGCTGGGTGAGAGTGGCACTGGAGAGACACGGGGTTCCCTCTCTACAGACTCTCATCTGTTACGGCGCTGCCCTGGTACCCGTTGGCTCCATACGCTCCAACCTCACACGCACACTATTTCGCTGCCTCACCCTAACAGCCGGTTGCTCGGCCCTGCACACGCTGGCATTCCTGCCCACCCTCCTCACcttcctgcccccctccaagAGCCGGGGCCATGGACCTGGAGGGGAAGGACAGAGACAGGAGGTGGAGTGTGTTGAAATGAATGACAGCACCAGAGTTGTCGACCAGATCACCACCGTCTGA